A portion of the Elusimicrobiales bacterium genome contains these proteins:
- a CDS encoding type 1 glutamine amidotransferase domain-containing protein: MKKITALVFICSAAVAASAADGSKGKVLVVMSGADHITLKDGKQHKTGYFLSELAGPAQALEAAGYELVFANPTGAEPAMDKSSDSAQWFASEQEYQQAKNFASSSAGLKQPRRLGSFTKAEAEKFKAMFVPGGHAPMEDLARDKDMGRLLKLFHKAGKPTALICHGPAALLSSVGGGTWIYGGYKMAVFSNDEEKQAESGGGLEGEVPYYPAQALAGAGGLVDAGAPWTSHAVRDRELVTAQNPQSERQFTALLLQALAGMRSIF; the protein is encoded by the coding sequence ATGAAAAAAATTACGGCGCTCGTTTTTATCTGTTCGGCTGCGGTCGCCGCCTCGGCGGCGGACGGCAGCAAGGGGAAAGTGCTGGTCGTGATGTCCGGGGCCGACCATATAACGCTCAAAGACGGCAAGCAGCATAAAACCGGCTATTTTTTGTCGGAACTGGCGGGACCCGCCCAAGCGCTTGAGGCCGCAGGCTACGAGTTGGTTTTCGCCAACCCCACAGGCGCCGAACCCGCGATGGACAAGTCTAGCGACAGCGCGCAATGGTTCGCCTCCGAACAGGAATATCAGCAGGCCAAAAATTTTGCCTCGTCTTCCGCGGGGCTTAAACAACCGCGCAGGCTGGGTTCTTTCACGAAAGCGGAGGCGGAAAAATTCAAGGCCATGTTCGTTCCCGGCGGGCATGCGCCTATGGAAGATCTGGCGCGGGACAAGGATATGGGGCGGCTGCTGAAGCTTTTCCACAAAGCGGGAAAGCCGACCGCGCTGATTTGCCACGGGCCGGCGGCGCTGCTTTCCTCGGTTGGCGGCGGGACATGGATTTATGGCGGTTACAAGATGGCCGTGTTCTCCAACGACGAGGAGAAACAGGCGGAAAGCGGCGGCGGGTTGGAGGGGGAGGTGCCCTATTATCCCGCGCAGGCGCTGGCCGGGGCCGGCGGACTGGTTGACGCCGGCGCGCCGTGGACCAGCCACGCAGTACGGGACCGGGAGCTTGTAACGGCCCAGAACCCGCAGTCCGAGCGGCAGTTTACGGCGCTTCTTCTCCAGGCGCTTGCCGGGATGCGCAGCATTTTCTAA
- a CDS encoding DUF481 domain-containing protein: MRRFLVSALLASALPGPCMAQFMRADDQLVVPPEYRTSAEKQTLDIIAGSSYLRGNVDSYSVNGGLRYNLKNTLYIDADAMYTEFDRETKLDKARANALYIYSVKPSLNIYGWASYGRNKFLDLKRRNTGGAGVCFHNFMPAVFSQFLLAFGPAYEYALYDNNSDKSMLRANGRINFRIPLGGLAELGGDFIYFGDTADFSDYRIYNETFILFAIRPDKLSFRISLTDEYENRPFAGVKNNDFTMTQSLVVHLGK, translated from the coding sequence ATGAGACGGTTCCTTGTATCGGCATTGCTGGCTTCGGCGCTGCCGGGCCCGTGCATGGCGCAGTTCATGCGCGCCGACGACCAGCTTGTAGTCCCGCCCGAATACCGGACAAGCGCGGAAAAGCAAACGTTGGATATTATCGCGGGCAGCAGCTATCTGCGGGGCAATGTGGACAGCTATTCCGTCAACGGCGGGCTGCGCTATAACCTGAAAAACACGCTCTACATAGACGCCGACGCGATGTATACCGAGTTCGACAGGGAAACCAAGCTGGACAAAGCGCGCGCCAACGCGCTTTATATTTACTCCGTCAAGCCGTCGCTCAATATTTACGGCTGGGCGTCTTACGGCAGGAATAAATTCCTGGACCTCAAGCGCAGAAACACCGGCGGCGCGGGGGTGTGCTTCCATAATTTCATGCCGGCGGTTTTCAGCCAGTTCCTGCTGGCGTTCGGCCCGGCTTACGAATATGCGCTCTACGACAACAACTCGGACAAGAGCATGCTGCGCGCCAACGGGCGGATCAATTTCAGGATTCCGCTGGGCGGACTGGCCGAACTGGGCGGGGATTTCATCTATTTCGGCGATACCGCCGATTTTTCGGATTACCGGATATATAACGAAACGTTCATCCTGTTCGCCATAAGGCCGGACAAGCTTTCGTTCAGGATAAGCCTGACGGACGAGTATGAAAACCGGCCTTTCGCCGGCGTCAAAAACAACGACTTCACCATGACACAGAGCCTGGTCGTGCATTTGGGGAAATAG
- a CDS encoding tetratricopeptide repeat protein, which yields MKLCGIILAFAAAAQAQNSPCFAPAPPAVQIKACSDAIAGWSAPAGMGALSAYYAKRASLYADSRDFDHAMEDANKAVEIAPRNDDALLGRGWILMRSEKYAAAVKDLVPVLRSKNRRKAGWAYYSLAVNYYLIGKNAAAQTHAAAGKINAPELYSRYLQELDYFVTSRERRAREAAESFENGKRLLAAGDGAGAIDSFAASLSSAPGNAECSQWLASAYYEAGKPADLLKAFGAMSEEMRWNYYIGLSLLKLGRLSDAVAAFTLAQSEAPPKNRGRDIAQEAKDYVSRILSYQQSMGRASKMSTQGAPPPAVLAEYENARKSLDTPDVRRAMERVVLEQQIAEKDRRAGVTHMIVLSMVLVVSVVGIIFVFRRYRRIVADREQRRENAFGAVTSKPARDAVMAYFDFKADQPEDASELASRLLGKVAASRDFELIKTFIGELDDLKKRELLAAAAADFAGAGGYDASIDALQILNMIPFLSWGEAETSAFIAAHLAADNVLLTPDVKKGAAVWAPDIPLPAYMKLACAYAARHNNDFTERVMEHLPVYKWEKAQWDLYIATKEAAARLDTLDISAVPAQFRLYVVETLVRKGRHHAKVVEFLTNEPRQKWLKEYYLYMFLYLMRDHHDEPFSLHFDSAWEQYKQMNERFNIRAAPAVHYMFGIVCERLGRFDRAADLYGYFKEAAIIYKDEIKRLTQIKAGQESEISPSALEILSQMLPEDFFPPITRSNEEIYY from the coding sequence ATGAAACTCTGCGGGATAATACTGGCATTTGCCGCCGCGGCGCAGGCGCAGAATTCGCCCTGCTTTGCGCCGGCTCCGCCGGCCGTGCAGATAAAGGCCTGCTCCGACGCCATTGCCGGCTGGAGCGCGCCGGCGGGAATGGGCGCTTTGTCGGCTTATTACGCCAAGCGCGCCTCGCTGTATGCCGATTCCAGGGATTTTGACCATGCCATGGAGGACGCCAACAAGGCCGTGGAAATCGCCCCCCGCAATGACGACGCGCTGCTGGGCCGCGGCTGGATTCTGATGCGCAGCGAAAAATATGCCGCCGCCGTCAAGGACCTTGTTCCCGTGCTGCGCAGCAAAAACCGCCGCAAGGCCGGCTGGGCCTATTATTCCCTGGCGGTCAATTACTACCTGATAGGCAAGAACGCCGCCGCCCAGACGCATGCGGCTGCCGGCAAGATAAACGCGCCGGAACTGTATTCCCGCTATCTTCAGGAACTGGATTATTTCGTAACCTCGCGGGAACGGCGCGCCCGCGAGGCCGCCGAGAGCTTTGAAAACGGCAAAAGGCTGCTGGCCGCCGGTGACGGCGCCGGCGCGATAGACAGCTTCGCGGCTTCGCTTTCTTCGGCGCCGGGCAATGCCGAATGCTCGCAGTGGCTGGCGTCGGCCTACTACGAAGCCGGCAAGCCGGCGGACCTGCTGAAGGCTTTCGGCGCGATGTCGGAGGAAATGCGGTGGAATTATTATATCGGCCTCAGCCTGCTCAAGCTCGGGCGGTTAAGCGATGCCGTGGCTGCTTTCACGCTGGCGCAGTCCGAGGCGCCGCCCAAAAACCGGGGCCGCGACATAGCGCAGGAGGCCAAAGACTACGTTTCCAGGATACTCAGCTACCAGCAGTCAATGGGCCGCGCGTCCAAAATGTCCACTCAGGGCGCGCCGCCTCCCGCCGTACTGGCCGAATACGAAAATGCCCGCAAATCGCTGGACACGCCGGATGTGCGTCGCGCCATGGAGCGGGTGGTTCTGGAGCAGCAGATAGCCGAAAAGGACCGCCGCGCCGGCGTAACGCATATGATAGTGCTTTCCATGGTGCTTGTGGTGTCGGTGGTGGGGATTATTTTCGTGTTCCGCCGCTACCGCCGCATCGTGGCCGACAGGGAACAGCGCCGCGAAAACGCTTTCGGCGCGGTAACCTCCAAGCCCGCGCGCGACGCCGTGATGGCGTATTTTGACTTCAAGGCCGACCAGCCGGAGGATGCGTCCGAACTGGCCTCGCGCCTGCTTGGCAAGGTGGCCGCCTCGCGCGACTTTGAGCTTATCAAGACTTTCATAGGCGAGCTGGACGATCTCAAAAAACGCGAACTGCTCGCCGCCGCCGCCGCGGATTTCGCCGGCGCGGGCGGCTACGACGCCAGCATAGACGCCCTCCAGATACTCAACATGATACCCTTCCTCTCCTGGGGCGAGGCGGAAACCAGCGCCTTCATCGCCGCCCATCTTGCCGCAGACAATGTGCTGCTCACCCCGGACGTCAAAAAGGGCGCCGCCGTCTGGGCGCCGGATATACCTCTTCCCGCCTACATGAAGCTTGCCTGCGCTTACGCCGCCAGGCATAATAATGACTTCACCGAAAGGGTGATGGAGCATCTGCCCGTTTATAAATGGGAAAAGGCGCAATGGGACCTCTATATCGCCACCAAGGAGGCTGCGGCCCGGCTGGACACGCTGGATATTTCCGCCGTGCCGGCCCAGTTCAGGCTTTATGTGGTGGAGACGCTGGTGCGAAAAGGCAGGCATCATGCGAAGGTGGTGGAATTCCTCACCAACGAGCCGCGGCAGAAATGGCTTAAGGAATACTACCTCTACATGTTCCTCTACCTGATGCGGGACCATCACGACGAGCCCTTCTCTCTGCATTTTGATTCCGCCTGGGAGCAGTACAAGCAGATGAACGAGCGTTTCAATATCCGCGCCGCGCCGGCGGTGCATTACATGTTCGGCATAGTCTGCGAGCGGCTGGGCCGTTTTGACCGAGCAGCCGACCTGTACGGCTATTTCAAGGAAGCCGCGATAATATACAAGGACGAAATCAAACGGCTGACGCAGATAAAAGCCGGCCAGGAATCCGAGATTTCGCCTTCGGCGCTGGAAATCCTCTCCCAGATGCTGCCCGAGGATTTCTTCCCGCCCATCACCCGTTCCAACGAAGAGATTTATTATTGA